The following is a genomic window from Armatimonadota bacterium.
CCCCCCTTCGAGCACCGTGCCTTTCACGCCGCTCAGGGGCGCATTGCTCGAAGCGTTGCCCGAGGACGGCCCGCCGTTGTCGCTGAGGAACAGGACCAACGTATCCCGGTACAGCCCGGCGTTCTTCAACTCGCGGATTACCGCGCCGACGCCGTCGTCCATCGCGCTGAGCATTGCCGCGTAGGTGCGCCGCTTGCTGTCGGCGATTGCGGGGAATCGGTCGAGGTANNNNNNNNNNNNNNNNNNNNNNNNNNNNNNNNNNNNNNNNNNNNNNNNNNNNNNNNNNNNNNNNNNNNNNNNNNNNNNNNNNNNNNNNNNNNNNNNNNNNCCTCCTCACCTACTGAGCGTCCGCCACCCCCGCCTGCGGGCACAGCGCCAGGATCACGCACCTGCTGCACCACGGCCGCCGCGCAATGCAGATGTTCCGCCCGTGCAACGTGCCCAGCACCCCGCATGCGATCCATTCCCGCTTCGGCAGCAGCTCCATGAGATCCGCCTCGATCTTCTCCGGCGTCTTCTCCCGCGACAGCCCGGTGCGCCCGGCGAGCCGCTGAACGTGCGTGTCCACGACGATCCCCGCCGCAATGCCCATTGCGCTGCCCAGCACTACGTTCGCCGTCTTCCGCGCCACCCCCGGCAGCACCACCAGATCGCTCATGCTGCGCGGCACGTCGCCCCCGTGCTTCTCCGCCAGCTCCTTGCCGATCTCGACCAGCGACTTCGCCTTCTGATGGTAGAAGCCCGTCGCCCTAATCTCCTGCTCCAGCTTCCCCGGGTCCGCCTTCGCGTAATGCGCCGCTGTTGGGTAGCGCTTGAACAGCGTGCGCGTGACCTCGTTCACCTTCTTGTCCGTGCACTGCGCCGCGAGCACGGTCGCCACCAGCAATTCCAGCGGGTTGCTGAACTCCAGCTCGATGCGCGCATCCGGCCGCGCCCGCTTCAATTCCCTCAATATCGCCCGCGCCCGCTGCGCGCGCTCCTCCTGTGTCTCCCTCGCCATCAGTGTCTCACCTCGGCGCTTCGCTCTCCATCTTCACCAGCCATACTTCCTGAGGTCGCAGGTCGGCGATGAATGCGACGCCCGCCGTGCCGTCTGGCCGCAATCGCACGGGTCGGTCGTTCAGCAGCTCCGTCGCCGACGCGCCGGTCATATCGAGCGCCTCCGCGTCAACCGCGATCCGCGTCTGCTTCGCTCCATCGCTCGCATTCATGACCGTCAGGTACACCACGCCCTGCCGCGGTCCGTAGCGCTCCACGTACACTTCGGGGTCATCGCTCCGGGCGTGCGTCACCGGCTCCCATCCGGCGCGCGCGATCTCCCGGATCAACGGCATGTAGCGCTTGAACAACTCCCGGTCACGATTATACAACGTGGGCCGCGCCCAGTACGGATCATCCGCCGCATTGTGGCTGAAGAAGCCCGGGAAGATGCCATAGAACAGGCAGTGCCGGAAATACCGCTCCGTGTACTCGCGCGGGAACTTGTCGTACTCGCTGTTCATCAACAGGCAGTACGGCTTCTGATAACACAGTCCCCGCCGCAGCATCATC
Proteins encoded in this region:
- the nth gene encoding endonuclease III; this encodes MARETQEERAQRARAILRELKRARPDARIELEFSNPLELLVATVLAAQCTDKKVNEVTRTLFKRYPTAAHYAKADPGKLEQEIRATGFYHQKAKSLVEIGKELAEKHGGDVPRSMSDLVVLPGVARKTANVVLGSAMGIAAGIVVDTHVQRLAGRTGLSREKTPEKIEADLMELLPKREWIACGVLGTLHGRNICIARRPWCSRCVILALCPQAGVADAQ